The following are from one region of the Limisphaera ngatamarikiensis genome:
- the pgsA gene encoding CDP-diacylglycerol--glycerol-3-phosphate 3-phosphatidyltransferase — translation MNLANRLTASRLALTVLLVVLLLGRPPFGDTAALVLFIAAAVTDFFDGRIARDRGQITAFGVLMDPLVDKVLVCAVFIALVERGRLDTQWPVQVHAWMAIVVVVRELAITGLRLLAASRQLVLAAERYGKHKTSSQMVAVVALLLLLATREWPEGLAGLFRPWLPVVAWGLLWVAVVLTLWSGALYLWRNRQLYLEQI, via the coding sequence ATGAATCTGGCGAACAGGCTCACCGCGTCGCGTCTGGCCCTGACGGTGTTGCTGGTGGTGTTGTTGCTGGGGCGACCGCCGTTCGGGGACACGGCGGCGCTGGTGCTGTTTATCGCCGCGGCGGTGACGGATTTCTTTGACGGCCGGATCGCCCGCGACCGCGGTCAGATCACGGCGTTTGGCGTTCTGATGGACCCGCTCGTGGACAAGGTGCTGGTGTGTGCGGTGTTCATTGCCCTGGTGGAACGGGGTCGGCTGGATACGCAATGGCCGGTGCAGGTGCATGCATGGATGGCCATTGTGGTGGTGGTGCGGGAGCTGGCGATTACGGGACTGCGGCTTCTGGCGGCGTCGCGACAACTCGTGTTGGCGGCAGAACGGTACGGCAAACACAAGACCTCCAGCCAGATGGTGGCGGTGGTGGCGTTGCTGTTGTTGCTGGCCACGCGGGAATGGCCCGAGGGTTTGGCCGGGTTGTTCCGGCCGTGGCTGCCGGTGGTGGCGTGGGGACTGTTGTGGGTGGCGGTGGTGCTGACGTTGTGGAGCGGCGCGTTGTACCTCTGGCGGAACCGGCAACTGTATCTGGAACAAATCTGA